The Pseudodesulfovibrio sediminis genome includes the window ATGATGTAATCGGAGGGGACCACCACGTCATACTGGTTTTTGCCGCCGGCCTGGAGCTTGGCGACCATCTCTTCCATGGACTCGTAGTATTCCACCCTGACCTTGATTCCGGTGTCTTTCTCGAAATCGGTCAAAAAGTCTTCAGGCATGTACTCACTCCAGATGAGCAGCCGCATCTCCTCGGCGGCAAAGGCGCTGGGAACCAGCATCAGAACAGTCAGGACCATCATGGCAGCGAACAGAAGTTTACGCATGGGAGTTCTCCTTCTTTTTGGAATTGTTGGATATTTTCTCAGAAATGACAACCAGTAGTATTGTCGCCAGCAACCCGACAGTGGACAGGGCGTGAATCCTCGGCGTAATGCCGCGATGCACTTCCGCGTATATGTACAGCGGCAGGGTTACCGAGGTGGGACCGGCGGTGAAGAAACTGATGATGAAGTCATCAAGGGAAAGGGTGAAGGCAAGCATGGCGCCGGACACGATGCCGGGGGTGAGCATGGGCAGTATGACCTTGCGCATGGTGTACCAGTTGCTTGCGTAGAGATCTCTGGACGCTTCCTCGATCTCGTTGTTGAAGGCGGCAAGGCGGCTCTTGACCACCAGCGCCACAAAGGCGACCTGGAAGGTGACATGGCCGATGATCATGTTCAGCAGGCCGGGTTCGAAAATGGACGAGACATAGCGCAGGGTGGCAAAGGCGATCACCAGTGCGCCTGCGAAAACGATTTCCGGTGTGATGACCGGCATATACAGGTTGAATTCGAAAAAGGCCGACGTCTTTTTGTTCCAGGGAAAGCGGCTCATGCCGATGGCCAGAGCCGTGCCCACGACCGTGGCGATGATGGTGGACACGAAACCGAGGATCAGGGTGTTCCAGACAGCTTCCAGAATCTGCTCGTTACGGAACAGCTCCAGATACCACTTCCAGGTGAATCCCTGCCAGGTCAGTCCGAAACGGGAGTTGTTCACCGAGAACGAGGCCACGGCCATGAGCGGGACATAGAGAAATGCCAGTGTGCCCAGTGCGCAGGCCGGGATGAAGAATGATCGTGTTTTTCTCATGCTAGACCACCTCGATGTCTTGGCCTTTACGGCGGAACAGGAACAGACCGATGAGCGTCAGGGCCATGAGGGCGAGGGAGACCGCCGCACCAAAGGGCCAGTCGCGGCTCTTGCCGAACTGCTGCTGGATGAGGTTACCCACCAGCATGTATTTTGCGCCGCCCAGGAAGTCGGGGATGAGGAACATGCCCATGGCCGGGACAAAGGTCAGTATGGCTCCGACTGACAGACCGGGCAGGGTCTGGGGCAGGATGGCCTGCATGAAGACCCGGCGCTTGTCGGAGTAAAGGTCGTAGGCCGCCTCGACCAGCGACCAGTCAAGCTTCTCCACGCTGGAGTAGAGCGGCAGGACGATAAACGGCAGGAAGGCGGAGATCATGCCCATGTATACGGCAAAGGATGACGGATAGAGCGGGCTGCCGGCAGGGATGAGCCCGAGCACGGCCGCGAATTTGGCGATGGGCAGGTCCGGAGACAGGACGAGCTGCCACGCATAGGTGCGGATGACCAGGTTGGTCCAGAACGGGATGATCACCAGCGTCAGCCAGATATACCGTGTATGCTTGGGCTTTTTGGCAATATAAAAGGACAGCGGAAACGCCAGGGCCGTGCAGACGACCGTGGTCACCAGCGCCACCCACAAGGAGCGCGCCAGGATATAGAGATAGTCCGGGGACCAGCCGAACAGGCCGTACCCGGCCAGTCGGGTGTAGTTCTCGAAGGTGAAGATCCACTGAATCTCGCCATATCCGCCGCGCGTGGCAAAGGACAGGGCGATGAGGGCCAGGGCCGGAATGGTCAGGAACATGAGAATCCAGAACAGCCCCGGAGTGATGTGGAGCAGTCCGCGACGCCTGAGGGCGCGCCGGGTGGTCATTTCGCCGAACCAGATGCGGGTGCTTGATTGTGTGTGTTTAGTCATCGATGGCCACCAGTGCTTCCTCAAGCAGTTCGACCCAGACCTTGTCGCCCACGGCAAGTTTCTTGTGCGGTGCGCAGCGCATGCGCAGTTGGCCCGGTTCCAGGGTGATGTCCAGGAAGGTGCCGCGATAGAATGTCTCCGTGATCGTGGCCAGTACGCCGTTTTTTTTCGGCTCTTCATCGCGCAGACGGATGCCTTCCGGCCGGATGACCAGTGCGCCCCGTTTCCACTGGGGCAGGGTCGGCAGGGTCAGTTTGCCCACAGACGTGATGATCTGGTCGTTGCGGCGTTCCGCTTCCAGAATGTTGGCCGTCCCGATGAATTCGGCAACGAACCGGCAGTTGGGGCGATCGTAGATGGCGCGGGGTGAGCCACATTGGAGCACCTCGCCATCCTTCATGACCGCGATGCGGTCGGATACGGTCAGCGCCTCGTCCTGGTCATGGGTGACGAGGATGAAGGTCTTGTTCAGTTTTTGCTGAAGGCGTCTGAGCT containing:
- a CDS encoding ABC transporter permease; its protein translation is MTKHTQSSTRIWFGEMTTRRALRRRGLLHITPGLFWILMFLTIPALALIALSFATRGGYGEIQWIFTFENYTRLAGYGLFGWSPDYLYILARSLWVALVTTVVCTALAFPLSFYIAKKPKHTRYIWLTLVIIPFWTNLVIRTYAWQLVLSPDLPIAKFAAVLGLIPAGSPLYPSSFAVYMGMISAFLPFIVLPLYSSVEKLDWSLVEAAYDLYSDKRRVFMQAILPQTLPGLSVGAILTFVPAMGMFLIPDFLGGAKYMLVGNLIQQQFGKSRDWPFGAAVSLALMALTLIGLFLFRRKGQDIEVV
- a CDS encoding ABC transporter permease, whose product is MRKTRSFFIPACALGTLAFLYVPLMAVASFSVNNSRFGLTWQGFTWKWYLELFRNEQILEAVWNTLILGFVSTIIATVVGTALAIGMSRFPWNKKTSAFFEFNLYMPVITPEIVFAGALVIAFATLRYVSSIFEPGLLNMIIGHVTFQVAFVALVVKSRLAAFNNEIEEASRDLYASNWYTMRKVILPMLTPGIVSGAMLAFTLSLDDFIISFFTAGPTSVTLPLYIYAEVHRGITPRIHALSTVGLLATILLVVISEKISNNSKKKENSHA